One genomic window of Desmospora activa DSM 45169 includes the following:
- a CDS encoding aminotransferase class I/II-fold pyridoxal phosphate-dependent enzyme: MKFETRLLHNGNEIDPITGAASIPLYQASTFHQADVDQPGVYDYARSGNPTRHALEETIAQLEGGCRGFAFASGMAAISSTLFLFSTGDHLVVSNDLYGGTFRVLTEVLPRMGIEADFVDTTDLAAVEAAVKPHTRAIYVETPSNPTLKVTDLRGIAEIAQRHGLLTVVDNTFLTPYFQRPLELGADIVIHSATKFIGGHSDVVSGLVAVKDVDVANRLYGLQNALGAVLGVQDSWLTMRGLKTLATRMEAATASAERIAKALSRHPQVKHVYYTGLPDHPGHQLQASQASGHGAVLSFDLGSGEKVREVLSQVKLPLVAVSLGAVESILSYPARMSHAAMPRSEREVRGVTEGLLRLSVGLEDAGDLLEDLEQAIDGRRFVSIASEWRASIV, from the coding sequence ATGAAGTTTGAAACACGGTTACTGCACAACGGCAACGAAATTGATCCGATTACTGGGGCGGCCAGTATCCCGTTGTATCAGGCCTCCACTTTTCACCAAGCGGATGTGGACCAGCCCGGTGTCTATGATTATGCCCGCTCCGGCAACCCTACCCGCCACGCGTTGGAAGAGACGATTGCTCAGTTGGAAGGTGGGTGTCGCGGGTTTGCCTTCGCTTCCGGAATGGCGGCGATCTCCAGTACTTTGTTTCTCTTTTCCACCGGGGATCATTTGGTTGTCTCCAACGATCTGTACGGGGGAACCTTTCGCGTTCTGACCGAAGTGTTGCCGCGGATGGGGATTGAGGCCGATTTTGTGGATACGACTGATCTGGCGGCGGTAGAGGCAGCGGTCAAACCTCATACTCGAGCCATTTATGTGGAAACCCCTTCTAATCCTACGCTTAAAGTGACCGATTTACGGGGGATCGCCGAGATTGCCCAGCGCCATGGTCTGCTCACTGTTGTTGATAATACCTTTCTCACCCCGTATTTTCAGCGTCCCTTGGAGCTGGGGGCAGATATTGTCATTCACAGCGCAACCAAATTTATCGGTGGCCACAGCGATGTCGTCTCCGGATTGGTAGCGGTAAAAGATGTGGATGTGGCAAACCGCCTCTATGGATTGCAAAATGCCTTGGGTGCGGTGTTGGGTGTGCAGGATTCTTGGCTGACGATGCGGGGGTTAAAAACCTTGGCCACCCGGATGGAAGCGGCTACTGCTTCTGCTGAACGTATTGCAAAAGCCCTTTCCCGCCATCCACAAGTTAAACACGTCTACTACACCGGCTTGCCCGATCACCCCGGTCATCAGCTACAAGCGTCACAGGCGAGTGGCCATGGCGCGGTTCTCTCCTTTGATCTGGGAAGCGGGGAAAAGGTGAGGGAAGTGTTGTCACAAGTGAAACTTCCTCTCGTCGCCGTCAGTTTAGGGGCGGTGGAAAGCATTCTCTCGTACCCCGCCCGTATGTCTCATGCCGCTATGCCGCGGTCGGAACGGGAAGTCAGAGGCGTGACCGAGGGCTTATTGCGCCTCTCCGTCGGCTTGGAGGATGCCGGCGATCTCTTGGAAGATCTGGAACAGGCTATCGACGGCCGTCGCTTTGTTTCCATCGCCTCCGAATGGCGGGCCTCCATCGTATAA